From the genome of Mixophyes fleayi isolate aMixFle1 chromosome 2, aMixFle1.hap1, whole genome shotgun sequence, one region includes:
- the LOC142139059 gene encoding uncharacterized protein LOC142139059, producing METDRHKLEEAASKSPNIERKMRGKFVSLNKQEAKMVLEMYVKRSLSSCEARPVVRSREKRVKRSVSDLNKFTYNVKKNKIPVSTKAGVPETKKIAMDGKISEINDTTLQKQQPTTTVKAKSIKKTSWFKNFLSHLFKTEETPSEQSVTVVKKMAQDSVSSSSNGHLIQAAKKNSLKKNSIRRALSFKKSTSDEEKKLKRPTHLPLKRINKPLPFKLCEKTENCYYQQVSEEIEHLVKDIDNMEIGARKQSLGEELNIEEVLDTETVIKKIVSILQKQGDLYDRKIKEDPNLSSFFKDISYNSFKQLADVYVDKEVKKRGVDATPEDMKFAFSVHFTKQVVGLSTHPANRIMGFGNQYLQDTFTWLSNNMENVANSVCPEECISPD from the exons ATGGAAACAGACAG GCATAAATTGGAGGAGGCAGCAAGCAAAAGCCCAAACATAGAAAGGAAAATGAGAGGGAAGTTTGTTTCTTTAAACAAGCAGGAGGCCAAAATGGTTCTGGAAATGTACGTGAAAAGAAGTTTAAGCAGCTGCGAAGCAAGACCAGTGGTGAGAAGCAGGGAGAAAAGGGTGAAGAGATCAGTCAGCGACCTTAATAAATTTACATataatgtaaagaaaaataagatACCTGTATCAACTAAGGCAGGAGTGCCTGAGACAAAAAAGATAGCTATGGATGGCAAAATTTCAGAAATCAATGACACTACTCTACAGAAGCAACAACCTACCACCACAGTCAAGgctaaaagtataaaaaaaacatcatGGTTCAAGAACTTTCTGAGTCACCTTTTTAAAACAGAAGAAACCCCCTCAGAACAATCTGTGACTGTGGTCAAAAAGATGGCTCAAGACTCTGTAAGCTCTTCCAGTAATGGACATTTGATTCAGGCTGCCAAGaaaaacagcttaaaaaaaaatagcatccgAAGGGCACTTTCTTTCAAGAAGAGTACTTCAGATGAAGAGAAAAAGCTGAAAAGACCCACCCATCTTCCCTTGAAGCGCATCAATAAGCCACTACCATTCAAATTAT GTGAAAAGACTGAGAATTGTTATTACCAGCAAGTGTCTGAAGAGATTGAACATCTTGTAAAAGACATTGATAACATGGAGATAGGAGCAAGGAAGCAAAGCTTGGGTGAAGAATTAAATATAGAAGAAGTGCTGGACACTG aaACTGTCATTAAGAAAATCGTCTCCATTCTTCAAAAGCAGGGGGATTTATATGATAGAAAG ATAAAGGAAGATCCGAACCTAAGCAGCTTCTTCAAGGACATCTCCTATAATTCATTCAAGCAGCTTGCAGATGTATATGTTGACAAGGAGGTCAAAAAAAGGGGAGTGGATGCCACACCCGAGGACATGAAATTTGCCTTCTCTGTTCACTTCACAAAACAGGTTGTAGGACTCTCCACTCACCCCGCAAACAGGATTATGGGCTTCGGAAACCAGTATCTCCAGGACACATTTACATGGCTTTCAAACAATATGGAAAATGTG GCTAATAGTGTTTGTCCAGAAGAATGCATCAGTCCTGACTGA